The genomic DNA AACCCGGTGGTTGTAACGATCATATAACCCCTTGAAAATTCGTCCCGAGCCAATCGGCCAGTTCATCGGGTACGCTTCAATCCCCAGGACCTCTTCTAGTTGATCGACCAGCTCCATCGGTGGGCGACTATCCCGATCAAGCTTGTTCATGAACGTAAAAATCGGAATCCCCCGCATCTTACAGATTTGAAACAGTTTCTTCGTTTGAGGCTCAATCCCCTTTGCCGCATCAATCACCATCACGGCCGAATCAACCGCCATTAACGTCCGGTACGTATCTTCAGAAAAATCCTCGTGTCCCGGCGTATCCAGAATGTTAACCCGCTTATCATCGTAATCAAACTGCATCACGGAACTCGTCACGGAAATCCCCCGTTTTTGTTCGATTTCCATCCAGTCGGACTTTGCAAAGTTGCCACTCTTCTTGGCCTTGACCGTTCCGGCTTCGCGGACAATCCCCCCAAACAACAGCAATTGTTCGGTAATCGTCGTTTTCCCCGCATCGGGGTGGGAAATAATCGCGAACGTCCGGCGCTTATCCACCTCTTGTTGTAATTGTTGTTTTTGCATAACTTCCTCCTCCGTTCATTATATAATAGCTCGGCATAAAAAAAATCCGGGTGACCGGATTTTTCGGTTATTGTTCGTGTTGAAGTTGCCAAATGTTGTAAAAGAAACTAATGATCACTTTGACAATCGCGTAGATTGGAATCGCCAAAATCATCCCCAGCAACCCGGCAATGTGCCCGGCTGCTAGCAAAATAATAATGATCGTTAACGGGTGGATGTTGAGCGATTTCCCAATCACGTTCGGGTAGACAAAGTTTCCATCAATTTGTTGGACGATAATGACCACCACAATCGTCCAGAAGGCCTGAGCGGGACTCACAGTAATTGCCACTAAGAGCGCGGGCAAAATCCCGATGTAGGGTCCCACGTAGGGAATCAAGTTACAGAACCCGGCAAAGACCCCGAGGAGCAAGGCATATTTTTGCCCGATTAAGAAGTACCCAATCGTGGTGAAGGTCCCGACAAACAGACACTCAATCACCTGACCGCCAATGTAGTGGGACAGGGTTTGATTCATCTTAGTTAATAAGGCCGTTGTTTGCTTCCGGTGCCGTTCTGACAACGCGGGAAACAGTTTTTCAATACTAGGCAGGAACTTGTCTCCATCTTTTAACATGTAAAAGAGGATGATCGGGGCTGTAATCATCGTAACCACGATGTTAGCCGCCATGGAAATGATGTCCCCCGCACTTGAGGACAAGTGGGTCAACAAACTCTTCAGGTATGAAGAATATTCACTCTGGACCTTCGTAATAATGGGATCCCAGTTAATGTTTTTCAAAAAACCGTGCTTGGAAAGCTTCGTGAGCGATTCCTCTTGATGCGCAGCAAACTGGGGCATATGACTCGCCATGTTCGCAATTTGTCCGACTAACCGGGGTAAGAAAGACACAAAAATGAAAATAATCAGACCGATAAAGACCACGAAGATGAGTGTGGTTCCCCACGTCCGGTTGATCCGCTTGGTTTTTGAAACGGGAATCTTCATTAATAATTCCAAAATTGGATTCAACATGTAATAGAGGAATCCGGCAATTAACAACGGGGCAAAGATGGTGGAAATAAAGACCCCGATTGGTCGAAACATGAAGTCAATCTTGGTACATCCATAGATAATCGCCACCACTAGGAGAATTTCTAAGGTCCAAAATAATAACTGTGTGCGTTTGCTGTTGCTCGTTTTCATTGCTGCCCCTTTATGTCGTCTATCAACTGATCAATGTCATCGAAGGCAAAGCCCCGCCGTACCAAGGCCTGTTTGACCTTTTGTTCCCGGATAAGCCCCGGTTGCTTGCGATACTTATACCAGGCTTTCTCCCCCGCTTGTGCTAACAAACGGGCTTGGTCATCTGCATCAACCGTATCGTCAATTGCGGCGAGCGCCTCGTCGATGGTGGCAAAGGCAAAGCCCTTGCGCATCAGTGCTAATTTAGTCTTTTCAATTCTCTTATTATATGGGTAACGTCGCGCTTGGTCAAACGTCTTTTGCGCTAACTGGATGGCAATTTTAAGCGCTTGGTCGGCTGGATAATCGGTCGCCACCGCCGTCTGGGCAAGAGCTTCCGCAATTCCTTTATGTTGGAGGTACCGTTGCGCCGCTTGGGGACCCTTTTTCCCCGCCAAGACCACCTGCTGCACATACCGCTGCGCGTACTGGCGATCATCAAGCAACTGTAACTGTTTTAACCGGTCCACCACCTGAGCAATCGCCGCTTCATCATCAGTTAACGTTGCTAGTTTCGTTCGTACTTCAGCCTCCGTGCGACTTTGATACGAAATAAAGTCAACCGCTTTGGCGTACAGTTTTGCCTGTTGATCGGCCAATTGAATTGTTTGAATTAACGAGCGCGTCAGTTGCTGTCCCTGAAATACATGGTACTGAATTAGGACTTCTTCACTCACCGGGAAGGCATACTGACCGTCTAGATAAACGTTATAGCGCCCGGCTTGCTGTTGCGCAACCACTTTGGTGACTTTCGCTGTCACTGCATCAGCTCCCATCGTACTCATCCTTTCTAAATTCACAATTATCACTGCTTCTGCTATACTAAGGAAAAAATCGAAGGAAGTGCGCCCATGACTCAAGCACACGTGGTGTTTGCCACCATCACTGGTAACAACGAAGATATCGCGGACATTGTCACCGAGGGATTAGAAGATCTTGGTCTCACGGTAAAGGAAACCGAGATTTCGCAAACGGACTCAGATGAACTGCTCGCAAGTGATTTAATCGTAATCTGTCCCTACACTTATGATGAAGGCAATCTGCCAGAAGAAGGTCTCGACTTTTTCGATGATCTCGCTGATTTGGATTTAACCGGAAAAATCTTTGGGGTCGCTGGCTCCGGCGACGTTTTTTACCAAGAATTTTATAACGTTGCCGTTGATAAATTCGCTACTGCCCTGAAACAAGCGGGCGCCACCCAAGGCGCTCCGAACGTGAAGATTAATCTTGATCCAGACGAAGCAGACATTGAGACCCTTGATCAATTTTCGAAAACGCTGGTTGAACATCTGCCCCAAGCAGACTAACCATTCGCTAAGCCCCGCACTAGTTGGTGTGGGGCTTTTTGCTTACCAGTGATTTAAGTGACGTTTGCGTGGTCGCCTCGGGCAACGAGCCGTCACAGTACTCCTGCAAACTGGCGTTGATTACAGCGCCGAACAATAAAATCGTCCCCATGAAGTTTAGCCACAGCATCAAGACCATCACGGTTCCGAGGGTTTTGTAAGCCGAAATGCTACTGAAAAAGGAACTGATAATTAACGAAAAGACCTGGGTTAACACCAGTAAGCCGATCAACGCGACCACTGCTCCACAGACCACGTACCGAAACTTGGTCGTCACACTGGGAACAAAGTAGTACAGCAGGGTTAAAATAACGATGGATAAGCCTAATGTGACGGGAAAGCGTGCGTCATTTAATAGATTCACGACGCTCGTTGGCACGTGCAGTTCTTGGTGGGCAAATTTCAATAACCCGCGACCAAAGCCCATGACGATGATGAGCACAAACAAGAGCACTACTAACAACAGCATCCATACAAACGAAGTTAGCCGATTCATCAGCGAACTCTGGTCGGTAACTCCGTAGATTTTATTGACGGACCGTTGAAACGCCGCCATCGAACTACTAGCCGACCAAATCACGATGATAATCCCGATTGACAGGATGCTACCTCCGTTCCCGGTAAAAATTGACTTAGCAATCGGGGCAATCCCCTGGTAAATCGACCCTGGTACCATCGAATGAATCGTGGCGAGCACGTGGTTAACGTTGGAATTGGTTAAGCGAATAATCCCACCAATGATAATCAGGATGGGAAAGAGGGAGAACAACACGTAGTACGCGAACACCACGGCTGAATCAGAAACTTCCCCGAGGTTAAAACGCTTAAGTACCAGTTTACAAAACTGAATCACCTTTTGTTTGCGGGTTGCCATGCTTACACATCCTCCTCTAAGTTACAACTTCATTCGTTGGTAAAATCGGTTGGTTTCATTGTAGCAGAAATTAGCATTTCGAATTACCCTAAATTAATGCTAGAATAAAAGAGTAGTGCTACTTTTCGATTAACCTTGAACAACCAAGGAGGAACCAATTTGGAAACAATCAGTTTGATTGTCCCTTGTTATAACGAACAAGCATCAATCCAATTATTTTACGATACAGTGGAAAAGGTTTTTGCGACCATGAACCAGCCGACCATCCAGTATCAGCCGGACTATCTCTTTATTAACGACGGATCTAGCGATGACACCGCCCAGATTCTCAGAGATTTACATCATGAACATTCAGAAACCGTCCACTTCATTTCCTTTTCTAGAAACTTTGGCAAGGAAGCGGCAATGGCAGCGGGACTTCGAAATGCCACGGGCGACTACGTAGCGTTAATGGACGTCGACCTCCAGGATCCCCCCGAATTACTCCCGAAGATGCTCCACATTATCACCACACAACCCTACGATTGCGTGGGCTGTGTTCAAACTAGCCGCAAACAAAATCCCATCCGAGCCTTTCTTTCCGCTAGTTTCTATAAGGTCATCGACAGCCTTTCGGACGTGAAAATTAAACCCAACGTCCGCGATTACCGGCTCATGACCCGGCGGTACGTGAAAGCGGTCAACGAACTGACCGAATACAACCGCTTTTCCAAGGGAATTTTTAGCTGGGTGGGCTTTCAAACCAAGTACCTGGAGTACCAGGGTCGTCCGCGCGCAGCCGGTGAGACCCACTGGTCAATGGTGCAACTAATTGAATACTCCATCGAAGGCATCGTTGATTTTTCCGATGCCCCGCTGCGCCTTGCCACCTTTGTCGGGGGGATTTCCTGTTTCCTCGCCATGGTTGGCATCATCATCGTGGTGATTCGGGCCCTCTACTTTGGCGATGCCGTGGCCGGCTGGCCGTCCCTCGTGTCCATCATGCTCCTCATTGGTGGAATTCAACTCTTTTGTCTGGGGATTCTCGGCAAGTACATTGGTAAAATCTACCTCGAAACGAAGCGTCGCCCCCAATACATCATTGAGGAGCAGGCCTAATGAAAAGATTGCAAGCGCTTTATCAACGCCACCACGACGTGCTTTTCTACCTCTTTTGGGGGGTCGCAGCCACCGTGGTGAACCTCGTGACCTTCTACCTGCTGACGCAATATACCAGCTTAAACTACGTCATTAACTACTCGGTTGCTTGGGTAATCACGGTGTTATTCGCATTTTATACCAATAAGTACTTTGTTTTTCACAATCACCACGATTCCACCCGGGAATTTTGGTACCAACTGGTCACCTTTTTCGCGGGCCGCTTGTTAACCTACCTCATCGGAGCCGGCCTTTTAGTTCTCGGGGTCAGCGTACTAAAGTTTGATTCCAATTTAGGGAAGAACCTGGTAAACGTGTTCCAAAACGTAGTCGTCATCATCTTGAACTACTTCTGGGCCATTTGGGTTTCATTTCGCCAAAAATCGTAATTGGTGCTTAACTACAGCCACCACTATAAAAGCGACCCGATTACCAAGTTGGTAATCGGGTCGCTTAATTTACGCGTTGATGAACGCCTGTAAACTGGATGTCGCTTTGGATGGATGAAACTCGACGATGCGATACTGTGCAAGCTGGTGTTGATAAAACGGATCCTGGTGATAAATCGCTTCCAATTCCGTTCGAGAAGCAACGGTTGCAAGAATAAGGCCCCCGTCCCGTGGTTCCTTGCGCCCTGACAACAGAAAGTTCCCAGCGGCATAATTGCGGTCTAAATACGCGTTATGCGCCGCTAACTGTTGGTCCACCTCAGCCAGTGGTTTTTGATACGTTAATTCAATTATAAACATGGTGCTTCCTCCTCATTTTACTGCTCTTTAATTCCAATGAACACATTCACTGAACATCTTCATTATAATCCAAATGGAAAGGAACTGGCAATGGTTAACAAGCGAACGCAGCAAAAACTCGCCACCCAACAAAAAATCTTTACGGCCGCCGTCCAATTAACTAAGGAACACGGCTTTACGCACATCTCAATTAAAGACATTGTTACGGCCGCCCACGTTTCCACCGGGACGTTCTACCTCTACTTCAAGTCCAAACAGGACTTAATCTCCCAGGTTTATTACGACCATTTAAACCAGACCATGCAAACCCTTTTAACTCAGCTTGCGTCGCAATCAATGTCGCCCCTCACCAAATTACAAACCCTGGTAGCGGCCGAATTTGAATTTGCTGCAACCATGGGTGTTGAAATCACCACCCGGGCCTTCATTGCTAATCTGGATGCGAACCTCACCGCACCCGGAAACCACTTTCAGCGACGTACCTTTACCACTGGCCTGCAAGCCGAACTCCACGCGGCCATCGCTGCCCATGAAATTAAGCGGAGTGACGAAGCAACCCTCTTTTTGGAATTGGAAACCATGGTACGTGGTCTAATGCTGAGCTGGTGTTTTGCCAATGGTTCCTTTGCCATTCAAACCACCGGGAAACAAATGCTACATGATTTTTTGGCCCCGTTAGTATAACTTTCGTAAGCTAATTATTTGCATTGTGCGCCCATTGCAAGCGTACAATGAATTTATCTCAACTAAAAGGAGTTCAAACTTATGAGTGTAAAAGATAAAGTGATTGTAATTACCGGTGGTTCGTCCGGAATGGGCGCTGCCACTGCCAAGTTAGCTAACGAACGTGGTGCCCAAGTCGTGATTGGATCGAGAAACCAAGCCAAACTCGATGCCATGCAAGCAGAAGTGGCTCATCCGGAAAATTTTGCGACCAAGCTCACTGACGTCACAAATGCTAGTGACGTCCAAGCCCTAGTTCAGTTAGCCCTCGATCAATTTGGTCAGCTCGACGTGATGTACAATAACGCTGGCATTATGCCCAAGGGCAAGATTGCGGATGCCGAAAAATTACCAGTTTGGCAGGGGCTGCTTGCAACCAACCTGATGGGTGTATTAAACGGAATTGCTGCAGCTGTTCCAACGATGCGCAAACAAGGTCATGGTTTGATCATGGCAACTGACTCCATTGCCGGCCACAAGGTTTCTCCTGGCTTTGGCGTTTACGGCGGGACTAAATTTGCCGTCAAGGCCATCATGGAAGGCTTACGGCAAGAAGAACACGAAAACGGCATTAAGACGGGAATTGTGTCCCCTGGTTTCGTTAATACGAACCTGATGAACACGATTAACGATCAAGCTACCCATGACCAAATCATGGCTGCAAATAACGCGACGAAGAACGGTTGGTTAAGTGCTGATGACATCTCTGAATTAGCGGTCTTCATGATGAGCCAACCGGAAAACGTTGACATCAACGAAATCATGGTTCGGCCGACGGGTCAAGCCTTCTAAACCTCCCAATTTAAAAGTGCAATCGTGCTTTAGTTTTTAACTAACGTGCGATTGCACTTTTTTAATGTCATTTAACCTAACACTAACCCTCGGCTTTTTCCCCGAACTCCGTTATGCTAAGCGCAAAGCGCAAAACTACTGAGCGAGGAGGAACTTTTATGGATCACCACTTACAGGTTAACTCAGAGATTGGCCCCTTACGAACGGTCTTAGTGCACCGACCCGGGGCCGAACTAGAAAATATCACTCCGGCTACCATGCAGGAGTTACTTTTCGATGATGTCCCCTTTTTGAAAGTGGCGCAACAAGAGCACGATCAGTTCACTGACCTTTTGCGTCAGCATCACATCGAACCGGTTTACGTTGAGCACTTACTGACGGAGATTCTGAATGAGCCAAACACTAAAACGGCGTTCATCGCCGCCTACCTCGCTCAATTTGCCCTGGCACCGCTCCCAAAGCAGGAAACGACTACCTACCTGGAACAATTACCGGCCCCGGCACTAACCAACACCATTTACGCAGGATTACGAAGGGCCACGGTCGGGTTGCCAGAAAACTACCAGCAACCGTTTCTACTCCCGCCCCTTCCCAACGCTTACTTTACGCGCGATCCCCAGGCCACGCTGGGCACCGGGGTCACCATCAATCCCATGACCTTTGCCGCCCGTAAACCGGAATCCATGATCTTCTCGTGGATTGTTCAGCATCACCCACGCTTTCAGGCGACCCCCACCTGGTTATCCCCCACGTTGCCGACTCATTTGGAGGGCGGTGACGAGCTGGTGCTTAATCGGCAAACGTTAGCCCTCGGGATTTCAGAACGCACCACCCGAACTGCCGCATTGACCCTCGCCCAGCACCTCTTTACTAATCCAGCGTCCTCCTTTACAACCATCATTGCCATTCACATTCCGCACAACCACGCCATGATGCACTTAGACACCGTGTTCACGATGGTTAATCGTGAGCAATTCACCATTTTCCCCGGCATCATGGACCACGATTACCGGTTAAATATTGAAGTGCTTCACCCGGACGGACACGGTGGAGTAGCTATTAAACGGGCCACCCACTTAAAACCCGTCTTACAAGCCTCCCTCGGTCTAAGTGAGATTGATCTAATTGAAACGGGTGGTGGCGATGCCATCGTTGCTCCTCGTGAACAGTGGAACGACGGTTCGAATAACCTGGCGATCGCCCCTGGGGAAGTGATCACCTACGACCGCAACTACCGCTCGATTCAGTTGATGCGCGAGCACGGTCTCATCGTGCACGAAATCCCCTCTTCAGAACTAGCCCGGGGCCGGGGTGGCGCGCGCTGTATGTCGCAGCCGTTGTGGCGGGATGATATTTAAATAAGAGAGTTTAAGTTTATAGTTCTAATAATACCTCCATCAACATCGAATTGTTTACTAAGTTTTTCCCTCATTTTTTTCTGCTTTTCACTGTCATTTACACTTCCATCATTTTCTTCACTTATATAGTAATAGTAATCTATTCGCTTAATACTATTAGGGTTAACTGCTTCAGTAATGAACATCTTTATATCACCATCTGAGGCATAATCGTGTCCGATGATAGTGATAGTAACATTATCTCCATTATCAAAGTTTAAACTTTGTTTATCCTTAAAATAAGCATCCAAAATATCAAGATTTCTATTATCCTTTTTTAATTTGCTTTTAAGCTCTTCAATATTATTGTTGGTAATTTGATCAGAGGTCTCAACCAAATTATAATTCAAAGTTCTAGGTTTTATTTCGAAAGGGTTTTCCATCATAAAGGCGTTATTAATCGATTCTAAAAAATATCGATATCCCTTATCAGAATTATTAACATCTGGGAAAAATATTTCAATTAGTTCTTCTTTGAGTAAATTTTTATACTGTTCACTCCGTTTTGCCCATAAAATAAATCTTTGGACTGCTTTCATTGGAGATATCATTTCTATGTTTATCTCCTCAGGATTTTCATATTTAAAAGCTGACGATAAATTAACACTTTCATATTGATAATCATCATTTTCGTTTAATTTATCTAAATTGCGTCCGTTACTTCTAGGAATTTTATCCGGTGAATATCCAAAAACAAATTCCTCATCGATAGAACCGTGAAAATAATTAATCTTTTCACTTGGAACATCATAATTTTTTTCTAAAGTATCTGTATAATTAAATGTGAGGATGTTATCCGCATTTTGCAAAATTTTATCAACTTTTTCAAACTTTCTATCATTTTCTTGTTCTTTTAGATACTTCCTCAGCTTTTCTCTCCATTGATCTATTATTTTGTCGTAGGATAAAGTTTTCTTTTTACCATCTTTATCATATTTATCATCAATATATTGATATTCATAAAACATTGAATCTCTAAGAATGGTTTCTAGGTCGTACCAATCATCTCCACCTTGGATTTGAGTAGTATAATCATCAATTTTTTTAATAAGATTTTCTTGATTTTTTTGACTTTTTAGTTTAGTTAACATTTTTATTCTAAAGATAATTGCTTCACGCCTAATTTTTTCTAAAATATACTTATCATGATCATCAAAAGTTGTTTTAACAAAACTCTTAAATGAAGTATCTAAGTCGTGCATCAAATCAAATCCGTTACCAATAATAACAATATTTTTTTCCTTATTCATTTTATGCTCCTAAAAATTAAAGATAATGATATAAAAAACAAGCAATCATAATTATGATTGCTTGTTTTATTTTAAATCTAAACTACCAGATTTAGCAGTAACACGACAATCAGTCCCGTTACCGAGATCACGGTTTCTAGACTCGTCCAAATTCCTAACGTCTGCTTAACGTCTAAGTCAAAGTATTCTTTAAACATCCAGAAGCCCGCATCGTTAACGTGGGAAGCCGCCAGGGAACCAGCTCCAATGGCTAAGGCCATCATTACGGGGTTGACGTTCAAGGAGGACATCAATGGCATTACCAATCCAGCAGCCGTCATTCCGGCCACCGTTGCTGATCCCAAGGAAACCCGCAAGATTACAGCCACTAACCAACCTAAGAGGATGGGTGACAGGTTCGAGTGCATCATCATGTCTTTAACGGCGTTACCAACGCCTCCGTCAATCAGGACTTGTTTGAAAGCCCCTCCACCGGCAATGACAAGCAGGAGCATGGCGATTGATTTTACGGCTTCGGAGATACTTGCAGAGATTTGTTTCATATCGCGACCACGGTGAAAGCCCATGGACCAGATAGCGAAGAGCAAGGCAATTACCATCGCAATCATCGGATTCCCGAGCATGGAAATGACGGCATCAAAACCATGGGGATTCTTAATTTCTTTTCCACCATTAACCGTCAATTGGTAAATGGTGTTCAATGCCATGAAAATCGCTGGAAGTAATGAAGTCAAGGCCGACAATCCAAAGCTTGGGGTGTCCTTTAAGTCGTATTCCTTCACTTCCCCAAAGGCTGGCAAACTCTTCTTTACCACAAAGGCATCCGGGAAAAACTTCCGAACTACTTTCGTCCATAGCGGACCAGCCACGATCACACATGGAATGGCCACGATAATCCCAAACAGGAGCACTTGCCCGATGTTAGCGCCCAAGGCCGTTGCGACGGCCGTTGGAGCTGGTTGAGGGGGCAAGAATCCCTGGGTGGCTGACAAGGCAGCAGCCATCGGAATGCCGAGGTATAGGAACGGAACGTCGGCTTCTAAGGCCACCGCAAATACGATGGGCGTCAAGAGCACCAGCCCAACTTCAAAGAAGAGCGACATCCCAATAATGAAGGACGCCACCACGATTGCTAACTGCAACCGCTTCTTTCCGAACCGACGAATCAACGTCTGGGCGATTCGATACGAACCCCCGGCATCAGAAACCAGGCGTCCGATCATGGCTCCAAACCCGAAGACGACCGCTAGTTCTCCTAGCGTGTTTCCAATCCCTAACTTGATGGAGTTGGCGATTGAGGCCGGGTTCATTCCGAGTCCCAATGCCACTAAAATTGCTACCACAATTAATGATACAAACGTATTGAGCTTGAGTTTGATGATTAAAAATAGTAACAACATGATTCCTAAAATTAAAACGACAAACGGCATCATCTTTAGTTCCTCTTCTCTCTAATTTAATCGTTACTTTTTTAGTACAAAAACCATTGTATGCGTTTTCATTGCTTATTTCAAGCCTTTTATTTCTAATTTTGTGCAAATTGTTAATATGGTAGAATAAGGGTAAAGACCTAAAGGAGTTTCTTTATGAATAACGAAAACAACAAATTTTGTACTAACTGTGGGAAAGGGATCCCGAATACCGCGCAGTATTGTCCCTACTGCAATACCAAGCAACCCACCCTCAATCCGACCTATTTAAAGCGAAGTGACGTTAGTTCCCACTTTTGTCCACGCTGTGAAAATATTCTCCCCAACGACATTTCTTACTGTCCATACTGTGATGAACCCCAAACCCGGGTCAGCGCTAACGCTACACAGTCACAACCAGCACCCACGAAACCGGCTGCTACTAATCCAACTAGCCCACGTCCCCGGCGAAAAAAATCACACTTTTGGCGTAATGTGATCGTTTTATTGATTATCATTTTGTTGGCCATCATTGCCTTCTTCACTTACCAAAATTCGCAGGCAAATCAGGCTGCGCAAGCCGGCCAGAAACAGCCCCAGGGAATTGAACGAATCTTTGCCTTCTTTAACTTTCAATCAAACAAATATGAATCCGGTCAGGATGCCGCCCAGGGTGTCGAAAAAATCGTTGCAAAGGTGCCACACAGTAAAGGCTCAGACGTTAAGTGGGATCCAAACTCACAAACGGTTAACGTGAACCTGCCCGCCTCTTCTCCAATTGTGAAGAGTGCGGAATCCGGTTCCCCACAGGTTTGGAACGCGCTGGTTAAAGCGTTACAAACCATCTCCAAAGACATCGATAGTAACTCCAAGAATCAAGATGACTACTCCAACATTCGCGTGGTTCGTAACGACACCAATCAACCAATTCTGCAGGTCGACAAGGGAAACGTGTCGTTAAATAGTCGCGATCAATAAATCATTTATCCAAAACCTACTTTTTCATCCCGAGA from Fructilactobacillus ixorae includes the following:
- a CDS encoding zinc ribbon domain-containing protein → MNNENNKFCTNCGKGIPNTAQYCPYCNTKQPTLNPTYLKRSDVSSHFCPRCENILPNDISYCPYCDEPQTRVSANATQSQPAPTKPAATNPTSPRPRRKKSHFWRNVIVLLIIILLAIIAFFTYQNSQANQAAQAGQKQPQGIERIFAFFNFQSNKYESGQDAAQGVEKIVAKVPHSKGSDVKWDPNSQTVNVNLPASSPIVKSAESGSPQVWNALVKALQTISKDIDSNSKNQDDYSNIRVVRNDTNQPILQVDKGNVSLNSRDQ
- a CDS encoding gluconate:H+ symporter, producing MMPFVVLILGIMLLLFLIIKLKLNTFVSLIVVAILVALGLGMNPASIANSIKLGIGNTLGELAVVFGFGAMIGRLVSDAGGSYRIAQTLIRRFGKKRLQLAIVVASFIIGMSLFFEVGLVLLTPIVFAVALEADVPFLYLGIPMAAALSATQGFLPPQPAPTAVATALGANIGQVLLFGIIVAIPCVIVAGPLWTKVVRKFFPDAFVVKKSLPAFGEVKEYDLKDTPSFGLSALTSLLPAIFMALNTIYQLTVNGGKEIKNPHGFDAVISMLGNPMIAMVIALLFAIWSMGFHRGRDMKQISASISEAVKSIAMLLLVIAGGGAFKQVLIDGGVGNAVKDMMMHSNLSPILLGWLVAVILRVSLGSATVAGMTAAGLVMPLMSSLNVNPVMMALAIGAGSLAASHVNDAGFWMFKEYFDLDVKQTLGIWTSLETVISVTGLIVVLLLNLVV